Proteins encoded within one genomic window of Polypterus senegalus isolate Bchr_013 chromosome 6, ASM1683550v1, whole genome shotgun sequence:
- the LOC120531987 gene encoding uncharacterized protein LOC120531987 — protein sequence MQTLRKHKVDLIEWLSGDHQLVLQHVQCQALVTDREYRRLRSIQDPEGRVIELLDTLLSKGDAHCQQFIAILRGLQDTYPQLQAWFGQLGITGAPAALGCPPRAAPPDHEAKARQADAMVSDKKHFLRTQREVLIQGVKQVAQLADRLHVTLHPEALEEVLCEKTPQSQMRRLLDFVTSDVLATEVFRALCVVEANLMWEILQL from the exons ATGCAGACCCTACGGAAGCACAAAGTGGACCTCATCGAGTGGCTGAGCGGAGACCACCAGCTCGTCCTCCAGCATGTCCAGTGCCAGGCGCTCGTCACGGACCGCGAGTACAGGCGACTGCGGAGCATCCAGGACCCCGAGGGCAGGGTCATTGAGCTCCTGGACACCCTCCTCTCCAAAGGAGATGCCCACTGCCAGCAGTTCATCGCCATCCTCCGGGGGCTGCAGGACACGTACCCCCAGCTGCAGGCCTGGTTTGGGCAGCTCGGCATCACTGGGGCACCGGCTGCCCTGGGCTGTCCTCCGCGGGCCGCACCTCCAGACCACGAAGCCAAGGCCCGCCAGGCCGATGCCATGGTGTCAG ATAAGAAGCACTTCTTGCGCACGCAGCGGGAGGTGCTTATCCAGGGCGTGAAGCAGGTGGCACAGCTGGCAGACCGGCTGCATGTGACGCTGCACCCGGAGGCGCTGGAGGAGGTGCTCTGTGAGAAGACCCCACAGAGTCAAATGAGGAGGCTGCTGGACTTCGTCACCAGTGACGTGCTGGCCACAGAGGTCTTCCGGGCGCTTTGTGTTGTGGAGGCCAACCTCATGTGGGAGATACTGCAGCTGTAG
- the LOC120531986 gene encoding uncharacterized protein LOC120531986 has protein sequence MGADVLRAYKDELCQCLCADVELLLASVADDISGSEYRRVSQTTSDGKVAAMLDVMILKGDDKCRKFLQTLMTIQGDNPTLRALLRDAQVTSGSCMKPPAPPSGIQHCALADEGSNVVAPVISTAAAVNIPVTIQRVTKWDATESQGTRCSGPPQMSQDAQQGSRFIVQAFRGSNAVAPMLTAGGGTINMPIMIGDWPGPRPQVVSSEEGALDELEFLRMRLPQLAQRVKNVEAITDELGAASFSPEAISDIKAQRTAENKVREMVRYANNRRAARDLYRALLSHESHLMAELA, from the exons ATGGG AGCTGACGTGCTGCGCGCCTACAAGGATGAGCTGTGCCAGTGTCTGTGTGCCGACGTGGAGCTCCTCCTCGCCAGTGTGGCCGACGACATCTCGGGCAGCGAGTACAGACGCGTCTCCCAGACCACTTCAGATGGCAAGGTGGCCGCCATGCTGGACGTGATGATCCTCAAGGGCGACGACAAGTGCCGCAAGTTCCTACAGACATTGATGACCATCCAGGGAGACAACCCGACTCTGCGGGCACTGCTTCGGGACGCACAGGTGACCAGTGGCAGCTGCATGAAGCCTCCAGCACCCCCGAGTGGCATTCAGCACTGTGCCCTGGCAGATGAGGGAAGCAATGTGGTGGCACCTGTcatcagcacagcagcagcagtcaACATACCGGTGACCATCCAGCGGGTGACAAAGTGGGACGCAACGGAAAGCCAGGGCACTCGCTGCTCGG GTCCTCCTCAGATGTCCCAGGATGCACAGCAAGGCTCCCGCTTCATAGTGCAGGCATTCAGAGGAAGCAATGCGGTGGCACCAATGCTGACAGCAGGGGGTGGCACCATCAACATGCCCATCATGATTGGTGACTGGCCAGGCCCTCGCCCCCAGGTGGTCTCATCAGAAGAAG GTGCCCTGGATGAGCTTGAGTTTCTGCGGATGCGCCTTCCCCAGCTGGCACAAAGGGTGAAGAACGTGGAGGCCATCACAGATGagttgggtgctgccagtttcaGCCCAGAGGCCATCTCAGACATCAAAGCCCAGCGCACAGCCGAGAACAAAGTCAGGGAGATGGTGCGCTATGCCAACAACCGGCGGGCAGCCCGCGACCTCTACCGGGCACTGCTGAGCCATGAATCACACCTGATGGCAGAGCTGGCATGA
- the zswim2 gene encoding E3 ubiquitin-protein ligase ZSWIM2, with the protein MSRSSTWRRSPSDAASWHQDEALRATIFLLRELGPTRFVLREEGESRSVTVSLGDPHTCSCPVFQREKDLCKHVCWVLLKKFQLPRENDYAFQLGLVEREISQLLLGAHRARTPRVTPKCSEQKAGGDGLLQKKIDPEDVCPVCQEVLLQKRLPVSYCRYGCGNSVHITCMKVWAEHQATADRDAMVKCPLCREDFAPLKLLLEEVRNSSKLMSRAEKERQDRHLGIVCQGCQVCPVVGKCFRCTACSGYYLCEPCFQKRCHPLHSFTYRLKRNQQWTLVDADPECQGLTTSPPESAVTPEQVVQALPQMKVAASSKLLEPGWQCRLCLNAFCVGQRVRRLPCNHKFHTSCIDQWLTSTSSSCPLDGQEVCTPPTWAQPNNGEESRAQQDLFVPGRGLLLGSPAGGQRASKRLVKPREMAGQHHAGQEGLCQGLRGVALCVEVLPPGRRHSRECRQ; encoded by the exons ATGTCGCGGAGCAGCACGTGGAGACGAAGCCCGAGCGACGCCGCCAGCTGGCACCAGGACGAGGCGCTGCGTGCCACCATCTTCCTGCTGCGGGAGCTCGGGCCCACACGCTTCGTGCTGCGGGAGGAGGGAGAGAGCCGGAGCGTGACG GTGAGCCTAGGGGACCCCCACACCTGCAGCTGCCCCGTCTTCCAGCGAGAGAAGGACCTCTGCAAACACGTCTGCTG gGTTCTGCTCAAGAAGTTCCAGCTTCCCCGAGAGAACGACT ATGCCTTCCAGCTGGGCCTCGTGGAGCGGGAGATCAGCCAGTTGCTGCTGGGGGCTCACCGAGCGAGGACCCCAAGGGTGACACCCAAGTGTTCTGAACAAAAGGCCGGAGGGGACGGCCTACTGCAGAAGAAGATCGACCCCGAGGACGTGTGCCCCGTGTGCCAGGAGGTCCTCCTACAGAAGCGGCTGCCCGTCTCGTACTGCAG GTACGGCTGTGGGAACAGCGTCCACATCACGTGCATGAAGGTGTGGGCCGAGCATCAGGCCACAGCGGACCGAGATGCCATGGTGAAGTGCCCGCTGTGCCGTGAAGACTTTGCCCCCTTGAAGCTTCTGCTGGAGGAAGTTCGGAATTCAAGCAAACTGATGAGCCGAGCAGAGAAGGAGCGACAGGACCGCCACCTGGGAATCGTGTGCCAAGGCTGCCaggtgtgccctgtggttggcAAGTGCTTCAG GTGTACAGCCTGCAGCGGGTACTATCTGTGTGAGCCCTGCTTCCAGAAGCGCTGCCACCCTCTGCACAGCTTTACCTATCGGCTG AAGAGAAACCAGCAATGGACACTTGTGGACGCTGACCCGGAGTGCCAAGGTCTGACCACCAGCCCACCTGAGAG TGCAGTGACGCCAGAGCAGGTGGTGCAGGCCTTGCCCCAGATGAAGGTGGCAGCGAGCAGCAAACTCCTGGAGCCCGGGTGGCAGTGCCGATTGTGTCTGAACGCCTTCTGTGTGGGCCAGCGTGTCCGGCGGCTGCCGTGCAACcacaag tttcaCACAAGTTGCATCGACCAGTGGCTGACCAGCACATCCAGCTCGTGCCCCTTGGACGGGCAGGAGGTCTGCACACCCCCAACGTGGGCACAGCCAAACAATGGAGAGGAGAGCCGGGCGCAGCAGGACTTATTTGTGCCAGGCCGAGGACTACTGCTGGGCAGCCCAGCAGGTGGTCAGCGGGCCTCAAAACGGCTTGTAAAGCCCAGGGAGATGGCAGGGCAGCACCATGCAGGACAGGAGGGACTGTGCCAGGGGCTCCGAGGCGTGGCGCTGTGTGTCGAAGTGCTGCCCCCGGGCAGGAGGCACAGCAGGGAGTGCAGGCAGTGA